The DNA window AACGCCGAGGCTGGAGAGATCATCGAGATATGAGGCGATGAGTGGTCCGTGGATCTCGCTGGGAAGGTCCGCGTAAGGATCGAAAAGGAGGGAGGCGAGGTCATAGCCGAGTGGGCCGAGGCGCCCTCCCTGAAAATCCACGATGCCGATCCCGTCGCCATTTACGAGGATGTTTCTCGACTGAAAATCCCGGTGGAGGAAAAAATCCTGCCCGGGAAGATCGTCAACCAGGGCGGAAAAACCCCGAAGCTCGTCTTCGAGGACGTCAAGGCCCGTTAGCCCCATGAGCCCCCTGGCAAAGGCGGAAAGGAAGTAGCGAGCCTCGCGTTCAAAGGCAAAGGCCCCGTCGTAGCGGGGGGTGTCGAAACACCAGGAGGGATCGAAGCCACGGGCGCCCAGGACCTGCATGCGGGCGAGATGCCGGATGATGGCGCGGTAACGCGCCTCCACCGCGTCCCAGCGGCCAGAGGCCCTGCATTCGAGGACCTCCTCCTCGAGATGCCTTCCCTCGATGAAGGAGACATGGACCACGCCGCTCGCCTCGTCGAAGGCGAGTATCTCCGGAACGGGTATGCCCGCCCGGTGAAGATGGGTCCCTATGCGAAAGTAGCTCAGGGCCTCGCGTTTCCCTGCGTCCCCTGGGGAAGGATGGACGGCGACGGCCTTCCCGGTCCCGGATCCGGTCACCACGAAGGCCCGGTCCGAACCGTCCGGCCTTATCTGGATTGGGCTTCTTTCCATGCGGTTTGATCCACATCATACTATGGAGAGGAATAGCCTTTCAGAAAACACAGGAGATGGTCTATTTCAACCCCTTGGATTGCGTATTCCCTGAATCCGTGAGCCTACGGCCGGGGTATTTGTTTCGTGCGGCAAATAGCCCCCATCCATGGGGGCAGATTTGCCGTTCGAGCCCCGTCCATGGGCGCCTCCATCCACAAATACCCCGGCCGTAGGCTTATGCTGTGAAATCGAAGGGTTGAGTGCATATCTCACGGATTCAGGTATTCTCCATCACCCGGTCATCCAGCCCCAGTTCCCGCAAAGCATTCTGGGTCTCCTCCAGGGACTGCTTCGAGAGGCCATCCGATGGGCTGACCTCGACCGAAATAGTGAGCTTCAAGCCTGGGGTAGCGGCAAAGCGTGAGAGCACCCTGGTGTAGAAGTTCATCCATTTCTGTGGAGGCACCTCGCCAGACCATCGGATGCCGGCAATCTTCGCTGGTCCGGCAACAGGCGGGGTCGGTGCCGGTTGCGGTTCAATCGGTGTACCACCTGGTTCCGCACCTCCACCTGTCCCTGTTCCAACTCCCGTGCCGCCTCCTTGCACGGGAACCCCCACCGGCGGTGGTGTGGTTTGAGCATCCAGGTAGGCTCGTGCCACTTCAGCCGTGATGACGAACATGTCATCGGAGAACTCGATGTCTGCCGGGCTGACGCTCTGATTGAAGGCGAATGGCTGATACTTGCCGGAGGTGCCTTTCCCCACGTAGGCCAGTATTCCACTCTCGACGCCGCGCGCGATGGTTTCCTTGACGGCTTCCGCGTTCAGCAAGCGCGGAAAGACCGGGGAGGCGTAGAACGCATCGCGCACCGACCTGGTCGCCCATTCGGGACACGCCGGCGGCCAGTTCCGCACCAAGAAGTTCGGGCTCACCCCTTTCTCCACGTCGCCATCGGCGCTCAAACGGTTGAGGATGTTGGAGATAGGGGTATCCGCCGCGCTGGAATGGACGAGCCCGAGA is part of the Deltaproteobacteria bacterium genome and encodes:
- a CDS encoding phosphotransferase produces the protein MERSPIQIRPDGSDRAFVVTGSGTGKAVAVHPSPGDAGKREALSYFRIGTHLHRAGIPVPEILAFDEASGVVHVSFIEGRHLEEEVLECRASGRWDAVEARYRAIIRHLARMQVLGARGFDPSWCFDTPRYDGAFAFEREARYFLSAFARGLMGLTGLDVLEDELRGFSALVDDLPGQDFFLHRDFQSRNILVNGDGIGIVDFQGGRLGPLGYDLASLLFDPYADLPSEIHGPLIASYLDDLSSLGVSMDPIRFSEGLQVLAVLRMLQALGAYAHLALVKGRARFREYIPAALANLDALCTGPLAHKIPALRRLLDRILPFYA
- a CDS encoding AAA family ATPase translates to LGLVHSSAADTPISNILNRLSADGDVEKGVSPNFLVRNWPPACPEWATRSVRDAFYASPVFPRLLNAEAVKETIARGVESGILAYVGKGTSGKYQPFAFNQSVSPADIEFSDDMFVITAEVARAYLDAQTTPPPVGVPVQGGGTGVGTGTGGGAEPGGTPIEPQPAPTPPVAGPAKIAGIRWSGEVPPQKWMNFYTRVLSRFAATPGLKLTISVEVSPSDGLSKQSLEETQNALRELGLDDRVMENT